The following nucleotide sequence is from bacterium.
CAGCTCGGGGTCGTCCTCGGCCGGGATGAGGGCCCGGAAACCGGGCTCGCGGCGCTCCCCGCCCAGGCCCAGCGTCAGGGCGTCGGGGCCCAGGGGCAGCCGCCACTCGACCTCGGTGTGCCCCGCCAGGGCCGCGTTGTCGTCGTCGTCCTTCTCCGAGAAGAGGTTCTGGTCGTAGTCCGAGAGGGCCAGTTCCCCGGTCAGGCGGAAGTCCTCCCACCGCATGATGTCCCCGCCGAGGACCGCCAGCCGGTGACGGCTCGGGGCGGGGATGGTCCAGACCCGGCGCCGGTACGCCCCGCCCGGTGAGGGCTGGAAGGAGTACTGGCCGGTAAGGGGGTCGTAAACCAGGTCGTAGTCTCCATTCCCTTCACCCACGTACTCGAAGGCGTCGGGGCCGGAGAGGGGGCGGCTCACCGGGCGGTCCCCCGCCCGGGAGAGCATCTCGCGGTCGGCGTCGGTCAGGCCCCACAGGTCGGACGTGGGGTCGTCGCCCTCATCGTAGTAGGCCAGGGATAGATCGCCCGGCCCCACCCCCAGGCGGAAGCGCCCGCCGTAGAAGTCGCGCCGGTAGCCGAGGGAGGAGTAGCTGAAGCGGACCAGGACCTCGTCCGAGGCGTGGAGGGCCAGGGCGGTGTTGAAGGTCAGGGTGCCCAGTGAGTAGTCCACGGTGTAGTCCGCGCCCAGCCCGCGCGAAAGGCGCACCCCGTTGAGATACACCTCCTCACTCCCGGCGACCAGCACCAGGTTCGTCTCGCCCGAATCGCCCCGGAGCTGGTAGGGACCGCACACACCGGGGGTGGGGTTGAAGCGGTTGGCGGCGGCCTGACCCTTGGCCCGGCTCACCGCACCCCAGAGACCCCACCCCGCGTAGTCGAGGCTGAGCTGTGCGCCCTCGAGACGGCGCTCGCCGGGACCGTACCGGTCCGTCCCCGTTAAACTCCCGCCGCGCGTGTAGTAGTCGCCCAGGTCCAGGCGCACGTTCTCGGTCCAGGCCGAGAGCCGCACCTCGTCCAGCTCCTCCAGCTCGGCGCTGGTCCCCTCCACGCTCACCGGGAGGTCGGAGTCGGAGAGGACGCCTTCGAGGTAGAGCCCGGAGGCGAGCTCCCCGGAGAGGGCCACGTCGAGCGACTGGACGACGCCCAGCCCCTGGCCGCTCGTGAGCCGGAGACCGACCCCCTTGGAGCCGGAGATTTTCACGCGGTCGCCGGCGCCCACGTAGTCGGCCGGGCGCTCGAAGAGGTTCCGCGGCTCGGCGGACGTCGGGGCTTCGTCGAGGGGCAGGTAGCGGTAGGCGACGGTGAGGACGGTCCCGGCCCGCGGGGGACCGGCGAGGATTACCAGGACCCCCGCGGTGTAGTCCAGGCGGTAATCGGCGAGGGGTTCGAGCGGCACCCCGTCGCGCAGCACCCTCTCGCTGCCGGCCAGGATCAGCCGGTGGGGGAGCCGGAATTGGGCGGTCGTTCCGTCGGCGGTGAGCTCCGCCTTCACCCGGGGGAGGGCCTCGTAGCTCTCGGCCAGCTCCGCCGCCCCCGCGGGGTGGACGATGAAAAAAAGGAAGATGAGGAAAAGACGCCGTCCGGTCGGGACCAAAACGGCGCGTGGGGAGGGGATTCTTTGCGGGAACAGGCGGACGGCCGCACCTCCGTGGACCCGGTGTCCGGCGCGGACCGGAATGGTTCCGTCAAGCGGGCGGCTCCACGCGCTCTACGACCCGCACGAGGGGGGTCTTGGAGTTACGGGCGATGCGAATCGCCGGAAAGAAAGAGAGGACCAGCAGCACGGCCCCGCCCGCGACGCCGAGGGCGGTCTGCCCGGCGGTTCCCTGACCGACGAAAATCGCCACGAGGACGTAACCGGCGACGAAGGCGAGGATGGGGAAGAGAAACACCAGGGCGGAGAGGCCGACCATCCTCTTCGGTTCTATCTCGATCCGGACGCACTCCCCCTCGTCCGCGCCGATGGGGTTGTCGGCGATGACGGTGTTCGGTCCGTCACCGGCGAGATTCGCGCAGATTTTGCACTCGCCGCAGTCCTCGTGGCGAACGACCTCCACCTCAACCCGGCCCCCGTCGAGACGCTTTAAAACGCGACCGGTCTCGATCATGACCCATCCCGTATTTCGGGGGATTTTATCCCATTTCCACTCAGGAAACGGGAAATTGGGCGGACCGGTTCCCTTCGGGTCAGAAGCTCGCCGTGACCCGGAGCCAGCCGGTTATCTCCCGGCTCTCGTCCGCCTCGCCGCCGGTGACGTCGTAGAGCGCCACCGCCCACTGCCGGTACAACCCGCCCAGGGTGAACTCGAGCTCGGCCGGGTCCGATTCCACGGTCCAGATCACACGGGGTGTGGCGAAGATGGAGACGTCAAGGGTGTCGTCGCCCGGGGTTTCGGAGATGTTCTGCCCCGAGGTGGAGGGCTCGGTGTAGCCGCCGCCCAGGGCGAGCCGCAGGTTGTCCGTGACCTGGAAATCGCCCTCGGCGTAAACCTCGTAGGCCAGGGTCGAGGAGATGAGCTCCCCGGTGCCGTAGGCATCCAAGACGTCCATGCCGTCGGTGTCGTTGGACTTCCAGTAATCCACCAGACCGGCCACGTAGGCCTCGAACCAGCCGGCGCGGAAGATGAGCTCGGGGTAGAGGAAGAGGTGGCTCCCGCCGGTCAGGTTGGCCGAGGAGAGCGACGGATCCTCGTCGGCGTAGGCGGCGTAGGCCAGGGTAAGGTGGTACCCTAGCTCCTCCCCGTTTCCCCCGTCCAGGGTCATCCCCAGCGCCAGGGTCTGGAGGGGGTCGTGGCGGGTCATCGGCACGTCTTCGAGCTGCGGCTCGCGTATGTTGCCCCAGGTGCCGGGCTTGTAGTTCGTGCGCACACCGGGGGCCCGGGAGACGTACTGGGCGAAGAAGAGGTTGCGCACGTCGTAGGGCTTGGAGTCTGCCGCGACGTGGAGCGCCACGTCCACCGCCTCGTCGGCGTAACCCAGCGTCAGGGCGAAGAGGGAGTCGTCGGAGGACTCGTCCGTCCGACCCACCCCGGCGGAGAAGCGGTAGTAGAGACCACCGAAGTCGCGGCCCAGGCTCAACCCCATCGGTCGGGCGCCGTAGATGCGCGGCACGGGATAGAGTCCGCCGAGCTCGGCGTTGTACCGCCCGCCGTCGCCGAGGGCGATGTAAAGGGCCCCGGCCCGCAGTTCGCCCACCAGCGGCAGCTCCACCCCGGCGGTCACCTCGTAGAGCGCCAGGTCCACTTTGGGGTCGGCGACGTCGTCCAGATCCACGGCCAGGACGGCCCGCAGGTTGCCCAGGTCCTCCCAGACCAGGGACGGCCGGAGGTTGAGGTTGCCGAAGTAGAGGCCGTCGCCGTCGCCCGCGTAGTCGGCGTAATCCAACTGGCCCCGGGTGAAGTCCGAGCCGAAAAAGGCGTAAAAATCCGCCGAGAGGTCGGGCTCCCCCGCCGGGGCGAGGGTCACGCACAGGAGGGCCAGGAAGATGGTCGCTCGCATTGATCCTCCGTCCGCCGAGTAGGCTTGGCGGTTTGTCAAATGGAACCCGAAGCGGGGTTCAGTTCGTCTCTCATCGTCCGGGCCGCCTCGGCGGCGGCCTCGCGCCAGTCGCCCCCGGTCTTCTCGAAGGCGAAGATGATGCCCCGACTGGAGTTGACGAGGTTCGCCCCGGTGAGGGCGAAGGCGACGTCAGCGGCTCCCGCCCCCTGGGCCCCGTAACCCGGCAACAGGAGCGGCGTGTCGGGGAGGAGCTCCGCCCCCGCCCTCAGTTCGTCGGGGTAGGTGGCGCCGAAGACCGCTCCCGCGGTCCCGGGGTACTGTGCGCTCCAGCGGGCAATCAACCCGGCGACGCCGCGCCAGACCGGCTCGCCGGTTTTGAGCTCCAGGTCTTGCAAATCGCGCGCCCCGGGGTTGCTGGTGCGCACGAGGAGGTAAACCCCCCTCCCTCCGGCGGCCGCCTCTTTCAGGAACGGTTCCACGGCGTCGGACCCCAGGTAGGGGTTGACGGTCAGGGCGTCCACGGGCCAGGGGGCCTCGGGGCCGAGGAAGGCGCCGGCGTAGGCCCGGGCGGTGGAGCCGATGTCACCGCGCTTGGCGTCGGCGATGACCAGGAGCCCCTGCCTCCGGGCGTGGTGAATCACGTCCACGAGTGCGGCCAGGGCGGCGGGACCGGCCTCCTCGAAGAAGGCGAGCTGCGGCTTGACCGCCGCGGCGTGGGGGGCGACCGCCTCGATTATCCCGCGGCAGAAGAGGCGGTAGGCCTCGGCCCGGACGATGGCGGGAGCATCCCCGGTCCTTTCCTCGACGGACCGGCGGAGCTCCTCGGGGAGACGGTCGTAGCGGGGGTCGAGCCCCACGCAGACGCGGCTCCCCTTCTCCCCGATGGCCTGCAGCAGTCTGTCGCGGTAAGTCGCGGTCATATTTTTCCGTGACGCCCGGCGAAGGAAAGGGTGGTTTTATTTCAACGAGTTACCGGAACCGGTCCGGGCGGACGCATCGTTTCAATTACCCGACCCCGGCCGACCGGGACGACGCTTCGACAACGGCCCACCAGGCACTTCTCGCCGCCGCTTCCAGGAACTCGCCCCCGGTAATCCCCGGACGCGGACCCGACCGGTAGATGCCCCTTACCAATCCACGCCTCCCCACCTCACCCCGGTTGCGGACCAGCGGTAGATGCCCCTTTACCCCCTACCCCCGACCGGCCCCGGACGTTCAGGGGGCCACGCCCAGGAGGCGGTCCAGATTGTAGCAGGCCAGGGCGTAGCCCGCCCGGGCGTCGGTCAGGGCGGTCTCGGCGGCGGAGAGGTTGGCCTCGGCCTCGAGGGCGGCCAGCACCGTCCCGGAACCCAGCTCGAGCTTGCGTTGGGCCAGTCCCAGGTCGCTATTCGCCCGCTCGTAGCTCGTTCCCGCCACCCCGACGCTCTCCCGGCCGGCCTCGATCTCCAGCAGGGCCAGCCGGAGCTGCAGCTCCATCTGTCGTTCCGTGTCGCGCCGCACCAGGCGGGCCCGGAGGTCGCCCAGCCTTGCCGTGGCCCGCCGGGCCTCCGTGGCGAAGTTGTCGAAGGGCGTCCAGGTCAGGTACGCCCCGAGGGAGTAGTTGTAGTTCTCGTCGAAGGGGTCCTCGGGGAGCGGCGTGTCTTCGGACCAGGAATAGGCGCCCCGGAGGGCGAGTTGGGGCCAGTAGTTGGACGACGCGGTTTCGGCGCGTGCCGCGGCCTCGGCCGCGCCCTCCTCGGCCAGACGCAGCTCGGGCGAGCCGCTCCGGGACAGCTCCAGCGCCTCCTCGAGGCTCCCCACGCGGGGTGACACCTCCAGGGTCTCGGTTATCTCTATTTCCGCGGAAACTTCCAGGCCGCAGATGAAAGCCAGGTTGGCGGCGGCCACGCGGGCGGCGTTGCGGGCCTCGATGACCCGCAGGGCGGCGGCGTCGGCGGCGGCCTGGGCCTTCAGCGCGTCGGCGTCGGAGATGGAACCCACCTCCGCCAGGGCTTGGGAGAAGCGGAGCTGCTCCTCGGCCGAATCCAGCGAGCGCTCGGCGGAGGCCAGGAGCGCCTCGGCCCGGTAGAGGCCCACGTAGGCGCCGCGGGCGTCGTAGGCCACCTGGGCCCTGACGGCGTCCACGTTGGCGGCGGCCGCGGCCCGGGCGTGGTCGGCGGCGGCGATTCCACCGTAATTCTCGCCCCCCCGGAAGAGGTAGAGGGTGGCGTTGGCGCCCATGCTCAGGCTGTTGTCCACCGACTCCGGAATCTGGAGATCGTAGTCCAGCCCCAGGTCATCGTTGGAGAAGGACATGGTGCTCGGCCCGGTCCAGTTCCGCGAGTAACCGCTCGAAAAGCCGATGAGCGGCATGTAGGCCCCCCAGGCGGCGAGGGTCGCCGCCTCGGCCGCCTCGTAGGAGGATTCGGCCTCGGACACCCGCCGGTCGGCGGTCAGCGCCAGCTCCACCGCCCCGTCCACGCCCAGGGGCGTCGCCCCGAGGACCGCCGGGACGGCTGATAGAAGCACTAGAAAGGTGATCGTCGAATACCGAAATGCCATGTCCTATCCCCGAGTTAAAAAATGACCGTCCACCCCTGCCCGGCTATTGTACCAAAGACGGACGTCCGCCGGCGGCGCTCAGGCGTAGGAGTGCAAACCGCTGATGAAGAGGTTGCTCAAGAGGTTGAAGACCGCCGCCAGGAAGGGGGCCAGCGCCAGCCACGCCATGGGCCTGCCCTTCCAGCCCTTCACCAGCCGCCCGTGGAGGAAGAGGACCAGGACGAGCCAGACCACTAGTGCAAGCGTCTCCTTGGGGTCCCAGCTCCACCAGGCGCCCCAGGCCTCCTCGGCCCAGATCATCCCCGCCACCAGCCCCCCCGCGGTGTAGAAGGGGAAGGCGGCCAGGAGGCTGCGGTACGTCCGCTCCTCGAGGACTCCGAGGGGTGGCAGGCGCCCCGGCAGCTCGGGGTTGGCGGTGTACGACTTGACGAGGTACAAAATGGCGAAGAAGAAGCCCATCCCCAGGAATCCCTCGCCCACGGCCGTCAGCCCGACGTGGATGGTCATCCAGACGGACTTCAGCGCCGGCATGAGCTGCTGGACGATCCGCTCCCCGGTGATGGAGGTGAGCGCCAGCAGGCCGAAGACCAGGGTCATGACTCCCAGGCCGGCGTAGTGGGCGTCGCGCCGGAGGGCGTAGATCATGAACGCCCCGACCAGGCACCAGGACAGAAGGGCCAGGAACTCGAACATGCCCGAGGTGGGGGAGTGCCCGGCGATGAACCAGCGCAGGACCAGATAGACGGTGTGCGCCACGAACCCCAGTCCCACCGCGCCAATCCCCAGCCAGGCGATGCGCGGCCGCTTGATGATGAGGGCCAGGACGAACAACAGGGCGGCGAAGGCGTAGGCGTAGTGCGCCCAGTCGTAGAGCGGCAGCCGGTGGAAGGTGGCGTAGATGGCACGGTAATCCCCGTCGGGGTAACCGCCGCGCCAGGCGTTGGCCTGCTCCAGCCTGGCCGTGAAAGCATCCAGGGCCTCCCGGGTCAGCCCCGGGTCCCCGGTTCGCGCCGCCGCGCCAATCTCCCGAGCCAGACCGTAGAGGGCGGCCTGATCGTCCAGGTTCGCCTGGGCCGTGTCCACCGCCCGCGCATACTCCTCGTCCCCCGACGAGACGGCCTCCTCGAGGGAGGATCGGGAGGCGTCCATGAGCGCCGCGTCGGCCCCACTCTCCAGATTGAACCAGACGTAGTCGTGGGTCGAGATCGGGGCGAGCCAGTAGAGCTGGATCAGGGTCGCCGATTCGGCCAGCCCGCCGATCCGCCGGCGCAGGTCGCGGACGTACCCGCGCAGGGCGTCGTCATCGGAGGTCGCGGCGAGCCCCCCGAGCGCGTCGAGAACCCCCTGGGCCTCCACCGGGCTGACGAAGCCCCCGAAACCGGAGAGCTCCAGTCCCCCCACCCGGTCGGCGGTCCGGGCGTCCAGGTCCGGGAGCGATGAAAGATGAAACACCGGCTCGGAGTCGGCGCCGCCGGTCAGGAACCAGATGGTCAGGCGCACCGCGTCGAGCTCCGCCGCCGGGTGGTCCGGGGTGCACCCATCGAGGAGCAGCCCCTGCACGTACAAGGCGAAGGAGAGGAAGACCTCCTCGTTGCCGGTGGCCTTGAGGCCCAGCTCCTCGAGCTCGGGGGGCAGGGAGACTTCGAGCCAGAGACGGGGGCTGTCGGCGCCGGGGTCGCGGTCCGGCAGGCGGGGCGTGTCGCCGGGCGGCATGGCGGACACGGTCGCTACCAGGAGGATGATGGGGAGGAGCCGCCTCACAACGGACCACCCCCCTCCGGGTTGAGCAACTTACGCAGGTCACTCTCGGGCAGGCGGCGGGTCTTGAGCGCCAGGGTCCTGTCCTCCACGCGCAACCAGAGGCGGCGCCAGGGCACGGCGAACACCAGGCAGCCGCCCAGAACGACGAGGACCGCCGCCGCCCAGAAGAGGAAGAGCCCCGGGTCGCGCTTGACCTCCAGCCCCGTTATCGGCTCCGCGTCCGCGTTCAGGTAACCGACGGCGAGCCCGACCCCCAGATCGAAGATGTTCCCCCCGTCGGCGGTCACGGGCGCGGGGAGAATCAGCTCCCCCTCCGGGGTGGTCAGCTTCAACCCGCGGGGGGGGGCCACCTCGAGGAGGGCGGGGTTCCCGTCGGGCAGGCTGAACCAGGCCCCTTCCAGACCCTCGGACGGCTCTCCGGGGAAGAGCCGGAGGGCGAGAACGCCCCCGGGCAGCGTGGGTTCCTGCCGGTGGCTCCAGCGGACGCTGCCCAGCTCGACCCTCACCCCGGCGGCGGCCAGCTTCGGGTCGAGGTACTCGGGGTGCAACCGGTAAACCAGCGCGCCCTCCGCCACCGGCTCGTCCCCGAGGTAGACGTCCAGCCGCACCGCCGGATTCGCCTCGGGATTGGCGTTCGCATCCGCCCCCGTCTCCGGTTCGAGAAGGTGATTCGGGTAGTAGCCGCGCACCGCCACGGACCAGGGCGTGCCGGGGCAGGGGGACGGCTCGTCGGAGAGGTCCAGCGTGACGAAGCCGGTCCCTTGAGCGGCTTCCTCCCCCTCCAGGGGCGTCAGGCGGAGCTCCAGCGATTCGATGACGAGGCGCGCGCCGTCGTAAGTCGCCCGACTCCGTGCGTAGGAAGCGATGTCCCCACGATCGCCGATGAGAAGGAGCGCCGGTTCCAGCTCGTCCACGAAGCTCTGGTAGAAGGTCACGCCGACCCTGGTGTAAGGCTCGTTGACCTCGATGCGGGGGGTCTCCCGCCCTCCGGGGCCGTCAACCGACAGCTCGGTGTAGTAGGTGAGCACCCGGGAGGAGTTGGGGTCCACCACGGTGTCGAAGCCGGTGGCGGTGACCTCGAGTTCGGCCGCGAGCGGCTCGCCGAAGCGCGGGGGGAGGAGCTGGGTCTGGCCCTCGAAGAGGACCAGGTAGGTACTCTGGCCGGAGACGAGTTTCACCAGCCCGGCCGCGAGGAAAAGGACGAGCCCGAGGTGCAGCGTCGGCGAGGCCCACCAGGCCCACCTCCCCTGGTCGGCGTAGAGGGCCCCCCCATCGAAGTTCTTCACCCGCCAGCGGGCGCGTTTCAGACGTCCACCGATTCCCGGAAGGTACTGCCGCGGCTCGCCGGGGAGGTTCAGTGTCCGCTGGGCGGTGAAGCCGGGACCGTCCTCGGACCTGCGTCCGCCGAGGGTGCGAAAACGGTTTACCGCGCAGACGCACAGAGCAAGGGCCGCCCAGGCTTCCAGGGCGATGAACGAGAAGGTGTGGAAGAGGTCGTTTAAGCCCAGGGCGAAGATGAAGCCGGCGCCGCCCTCGCCGTAGAGGGTCGTGTAGGCCCAGGGCGGGCCGTCCTGGAGGATGAAGGCCCCCGAAAGGCTCAACAGGGCCAGCGCCACGACCAGCCAAAAGAAAACGCGCACCGACCCCAGAAAATTCCAGATAGAACGGCCGATGGCGCGCATGTTCACGCGGGATTTTTCGCTCATGCCATCCCCGGTGGATCCCCCTCCCCCAAAAACTATACCACCTCTTCCGGACTGGGGCAAGCTACCAGGCGAGCGTCAACCCCAGCCCCAGCGCCGGCGGATCCCTCGGGGCGTCGGCGTAGGTGAAGAGCGGCTGGTCCAGAAGGTTCGTCCCGGTCAGGGTCAGACGGGCCACCTCGCTCACGCTGCAGGCGATCTCCAGGCCGAGGTCCACCGCCCCGGGCAGCTCCCCGCCGAGACCGTCCCGGCGCCGACTCGTGTACCCGAGGGCGATCGAGCCCGTCAGCCAGTCCAGCGGGAAGAACTCCAGACCGAGGCCCAGGCTGTGCAGGGCGAAGTGGGGCGGCGGCGCCGCATCCGCCGGTCCCCAGGGCGGCGTGGCGTCGGCCAGCTCGTAGTCCACACGCAGCCTACCCCGGCAGAAATCGGCGGGAAGCCGATAATCGCAGTAAGCATCGAAGACGAGCAGCTCCCGCACCGGTCCGTTGGCGAAGGCGATGCCGCCCTCCGGGTCGAGGGCGTACTCGGGGGGGTTGACGACCCGGCGGTACCCGCCCCGCACGCCGGCCACCGAGGATTCGGACAGGTGCAGGGAATACTCGAGGTAGTAGTCCTCGGTAACGCGTTCTTCCATCGGTTCCGGCCGGTTCAGCCCCTCGATGCGCAGCCACCACCGGTCGGGCTCGGGGGTTTCGGCCCTCCGCCGTCCGACCAGGCTGACGAGGGAGAGGGGGCCGAAGAGGAGACGCACCGCGCCGCCGTACTCTAAAATCGGCTCCCCGGCGAAGGTCATCCCCACCCCGGTGGAGACGAAGAGGACCCTGTCGGCGGTGAAGGTGTTGGATATGTAGAGGCGCGCACTGTGCCGCGAGTTGGCGGCATCGGAGTAGCGGTAGGCGAGATCGGCGGCGATGAAATCGCTGGAGCCGATTAAGAGCCTGGCGCCCATGGCGGTGTGCGCGTCCAGGACATCGAACCCCTCCGGGCCGCGCTGTTCGAGGGAGCCCACCCCGGCCTCGGCGAAGGCCGTTATCTCATCCTCGGGCCGCCAGACGCCGAGGAGGGACGTCGTCCAGGCGTTCTGCTCCTGGTAGCCCTCCCCCAGGGCGTGACTCCAGCGGTCGTAGTCCGATCGGAGGATCAGCCGGTGACCCCGGGGGTCCAACCAACCGGCGGACAGCCGGCCCTCTATCGCCTCCCTCATCCCCGCCCGGCGGTCCCGGACGTCGTATGCCCCGGCGAGGGAGTAGGCGAAACGCCCCAGCTCCAGGGCGTGGAGGACGCCCGCCTTGCCGTTGGCGTTCCAGTCCATGGAGCCGTCGAAGCGGAAGAACTGGGTGCGCGGCTCGGGGTGGAGCGCCTCCCCGACGGGATCGGTCTCGAGGGCGCCGGGACTGTCGGTGAACCGCTCCCCGGCGATGAGCACCCGACGCGCCAGGGCTTCGGTGCGGGGGTCCGGGGAACCCTGCTCGCCCAGAAGCTCCTCGGTCTCCGCGAGGGCCGCCTCCTCGGAACGTGTGAGGGCGACGGCGGGGAGCGTCAGGAGGATGCACAGAGCGATAAGATGGCGGGTCACCGCAGCCGCGCGAGGCGGGTCTCGGCTTCCTGGCGGTAGCTCAGGGGGAAATCGCCGCGTGTCAAAAGAACGTACTGCCGCCGGGCGGCGACCGGCTGGTGCCGGCGCTCGTAGATCTGCCCCCGGCGGAGCAGGGCGCGCGCGGCGTAGGAGGGGTAACGGTCCGAGTAGTCGTCTATGACCCGCTGGAAGGTGGAGAGCGCGTCATCGAGCTGCCCGACCCCGAAGTAGCACTCGCCCAGCCAGAATGAGGCCTGGACGGAAACCTCGGGGTTGGAGCTCACCGCGGCCAACCGGTAGTACTCGATGGCCCTTGCCTCGCGGCCGTCCATCTGCTCGACGAATGCGCGCAGGAGGTAGGCCCGGTCCCGGTATCCGTCAGCCGAATCGAGGGCCAGTAGCCGGTCCAGAATGTCGCGGGCCGATGAGAGGAAGCGTATCTCCTTGTAGCAGGAGGCCAGCTCGTAGAGGGCCGGGACGTAGCTCGAGCTCCCGGGGTAGCCGTTGACGACGCTCGAGTAGTGGAGGATGGCGCGGTCGTAGTCGCCGAGCTCCCGGGCGATCTGGGCGATCTCGAAGTGGAGCCCGGCGCGGACCGAGTCGGAAGTGACGTCGGACAGCGCCTCGAGCAGGAGGGCGAGGGCCTCGTCCAGCTCGCCGGTCTTGCGGTAACACCGGGCCAGCTCCCGCGTGGCCCCGGTCACCTCGGGGGATTCGCCGTAGTCCGAGAGGATGCTCCCGTAGAATCCGATGGCGCCCTCGATGTCCCCCGAATCCCGGCGGTGCCGGGCCAGCATCAGTGTGAGCTCCGGGGCCAG
It contains:
- a CDS encoding SoxR reducing system RseC family protein, yielding MIETGRVLKRLDGGRVEVEVVRHEDCGECKICANLAGDGPNTVIADNPIGADEGECVRIEIEPKRMVGLSALVFLFPILAFVAGYVLVAIFVGQGTAGQTALGVAGGAVLLVLSFFPAIRIARNSKTPLVRVVERVEPPA
- the pyrF gene encoding orotidine-5'-phosphate decarboxylase, which codes for MTATYRDRLLQAIGEKGSRVCVGLDPRYDRLPEELRRSVEERTGDAPAIVRAEAYRLFCRGIIEAVAPHAAAVKPQLAFFEEAGPAALAALVDVIHHARRQGLLVIADAKRGDIGSTARAYAGAFLGPEAPWPVDALTVNPYLGSDAVEPFLKEAAAGGRGVYLLVRTSNPGARDLQDLELKTGEPVWRGVAGLIARWSAQYPGTAGAVFGATYPDELRAGAELLPDTPLLLPGYGAQGAGAADVAFALTGANLVNSSRGIIFAFEKTGGDWREAAAEAARTMRDELNPASGSI
- a CDS encoding TolC family protein — translated: MAFRYSTITFLVLLSAVPAVLGATPLGVDGAVELALTADRRVSEAESSYEAAEAATLAAWGAYMPLIGFSSGYSRNWTGPSTMSFSNDDLGLDYDLQIPESVDNSLSMGANATLYLFRGGENYGGIAAADHARAAAAANVDAVRAQVAYDARGAYVGLYRAEALLASAERSLDSAEEQLRFSQALAEVGSISDADALKAQAAADAAALRVIEARNAARVAAANLAFICGLEVSAEIEITETLEVSPRVGSLEEALELSRSGSPELRLAEEGAAEAAARAETASSNYWPQLALRGAYSWSEDTPLPEDPFDENYNYSLGAYLTWTPFDNFATEARRATARLGDLRARLVRRDTERQMELQLRLALLEIEAGRESVGVAGTSYERANSDLGLAQRKLELGSGTVLAALEAEANLSAAETALTDARAGYALACYNLDRLLGVAP
- the ccsB gene encoding c-type cytochrome biogenesis protein CcsB encodes the protein MRRLLPIILLVATVSAMPPGDTPRLPDRDPGADSPRLWLEVSLPPELEELGLKATGNEEVFLSFALYVQGLLLDGCTPDHPAAELDAVRLTIWFLTGGADSEPVFHLSSLPDLDARTADRVGGLELSGFGGFVSPVEAQGVLDALGGLAATSDDDALRGYVRDLRRRIGGLAESATLIQLYWLAPISTHDYVWFNLESGADAALMDASRSSLEEAVSSGDEEYARAVDTAQANLDDQAALYGLAREIGAAARTGDPGLTREALDAFTARLEQANAWRGGYPDGDYRAIYATFHRLPLYDWAHYAYAFAALLFVLALIIKRPRIAWLGIGAVGLGFVAHTVYLVLRWFIAGHSPTSGMFEFLALLSWCLVGAFMIYALRRDAHYAGLGVMTLVFGLLALTSITGERIVQQLMPALKSVWMTIHVGLTAVGEGFLGMGFFFAILYLVKSYTANPELPGRLPPLGVLEERTYRSLLAAFPFYTAGGLVAGMIWAEEAWGAWWSWDPKETLALVVWLVLVLFLHGRLVKGWKGRPMAWLALAPFLAAVFNLLSNLFISGLHSYA
- a CDS encoding cytochrome c biogenesis protein ResB, producing MSEKSRVNMRAIGRSIWNFLGSVRVFFWLVVALALLSLSGAFILQDGPPWAYTTLYGEGGAGFIFALGLNDLFHTFSFIALEAWAALALCVCAVNRFRTLGGRRSEDGPGFTAQRTLNLPGEPRQYLPGIGGRLKRARWRVKNFDGGALYADQGRWAWWASPTLHLGLVLFLAAGLVKLVSGQSTYLVLFEGQTQLLPPRFGEPLAAELEVTATGFDTVVDPNSSRVLTYYTELSVDGPGGRETPRIEVNEPYTRVGVTFYQSFVDELEPALLLIGDRGDIASYARSRATYDGARLVIESLELRLTPLEGEEAAQGTGFVTLDLSDEPSPCPGTPWSVAVRGYYPNHLLEPETGADANANPEANPAVRLDVYLGDEPVAEGALVYRLHPEYLDPKLAAAGVRVELGSVRWSHRQEPTLPGGVLALRLFPGEPSEGLEGAWFSLPDGNPALLEVAPPRGLKLTTPEGELILPAPVTADGGNIFDLGVGLAVGYLNADAEPITGLEVKRDPGLFLFWAAAVLVVLGGCLVFAVPWRRLWLRVEDRTLALKTRRLPESDLRKLLNPEGGGPL